AATTTAGCAAAGTGTGAATTGTGGTTGGAATCCGAAGTTGCCCTCAAATGGAACTCAAATGCTCTTTGTGGTTTCTACCTCTAATGACACGACTGGGAGGCTGAAAAATGGATTCATGGCGCTCCTTGTTCTCGTTTCCGGAGACGCCAATTTTGGGTTTGCGTCGTGCGTTTCAAGGCACAGTTTTCTGCAAGTGCGCGGGCGAAGACGGGTCACGTAACCCTCGAAGCTCGTCTGCAAGGCAGCTCACTTGGAAATTTTAGCCGTCGGACCACAATGCATTGCGGCTGCGAGGGAGGGGCTCTGTTCTGGCGGTATGTGCTTTCAATCGAGATGCGCCACTTTGCGACATTGATAAGTAGGGCAGGATTGGGGGTGTCGGCGAGGGTAGAAAGTATTGATTGGCGTGACAtgggaattttttttaaaagagaaATCATCAGGACGGTGgctcggggcgggggggggggggggggcataatggAAGGCTCACAAGTTTGTTCCCTCCTGAGGACGTAAGTGACGAGGCTTCCATTAGCGGACGCCTCCACTGATTGAGCCCGCCTCTCTGTGAGGGcgcactttattttatttaaaactccCCCAGACATGTTTTATggtataattttttttttacatttaatagtATTTGGAATAACTTCATTTTCCAAcatataaagtaaaaaaaaaagattgcactCTTTCTCTCCATACTAATTGCGCCGCTAAGCTAACTGGTGTGCGACCAGAGAGGAGCCAGATGCCCAAGTGTTAGACGAAATATCAGCGACCCAGAATCAACCTTGACAAGAAAATGTTTCCTCTTTGGTCGCTTTGTCCCAGCTTCCATTTGGGGAAACAAACACTGTCAATGTTCTCTTGTGATTCCACCACAAGGACGACAGCAGACACTTTGAAGTCGATGGTGTTGCTCCCGAGGCATTCATGCAATAAAAACGCTGAACACAAATGCTTTTGAAAagaaatcagatttattttaaaactgtCTTATAAGGCtgtcttttcattttccattaacGTTATTTGCAGTGCGGCCGGCATCACAAAAACACCAGATCGAATCAAACAACCTTTTGAGAGGAGATGAAAGTGTAACAGACGTTCGATCGCCGTGCAAAGCAGCAGCTAAATAATGTTTAGCTGCTTGAGAATTTAAGTGATCGGATGCCTTATCAATATATACGAACATTTACACATAGCAGCAGCCTCGTAAATCAGGTGACTAGCGCCTTATATTCATAAGGACAGAGGAGATATCTTCACATTTCTGGTTTTGCATTATATTGCCTACAATAACACTGAACCGACAACGCTAATCTTCTCACAGTTCACATGTTTATAACGCGGAGAAAGCTTTACACAATTACacgtaaaaatacacatcaggtCATAGAACTAGATAAACTGTTTATCATCTTCTGACCAGCAGTTAATGAGTCGCCGCCGCCATTAAAGAGCTTTAAACGGCATCTTGTCTGCACATTATCATAAAAACGGCCCGCCGACGGTTCCCTGATCGGATGCCACTGGCAGCAGAGAGGCTAACTGTAAGCTAACGGCATGCACACGTCCGCGCATGCACATATTCACGGCTAAAGTTTCCAGCGGCGACGAAAAAttgacaaaaacataaatagaAACTGTTCAAGTACAGAGTGACTTCGGCGTCGAGCTGCTATGTTAGCTAATGATGGGCGTTGCTTGTGTAACAGGAAGTAGCAGGCGTTTATAGCGCTCACTGCCGCGCCCTGCCGCGCCCTGCATTCCAGCTTTACGATCCCTCCGTTCTTGGAAAAGCTTTTTTCACCAATCAATTTAGAGTCGACAAATTCTTACGTACTTTAACACGTCCTTGGCAAATAAATCAGAGTCTCGTGTTTGAAATGCAGATGAAAGAGCAAACATTAATGGGGTGAAATGCTAACGGCAACGCTAATATCTATCCGTTTTTCTTCagtgtttagattttttttcccatttatataaaataatatttcaggTATATGGGATTCTCaagtcgtaaaaaaaaaaatacaaatacaaataaacttcGCTGTCTTCtgcatttccatttttaaaatggCCTGAGGCCGACTCTGGTTTTCTGCCAGTTCAGTCGGCCCTACTGGTTTCACTGCGGCCCGTATGAGTCCAGCATGAGCTTACTGGACTCCTCCAGGTTCCAGCGGCAGCGCTGCAGAAGGTCCTCGCACTCGGCTCTGGACCGCAGACCCAGACGGAACATCTGCTCCACCTCCAGCAGCGAAACGGAGAAATTAAAGTATTCAATGGTTCAATTATAAATATTCTCAATTTtgagtattaaaataaaataaactgcagaaaaagctctttttatattttttttaccaccaaCTTTGCAGCAAGTGCCTCTTAACGTTTTTTGTTTCACTTAAGCTGATGCTAAGGGAGTGAGATGCTACGTAGGCGGCGTACCTTCAGGTGGTTTACAGCCTGTGAGATGCTCCAGCTGTGACTCTTTAGCGCTGCCTCACACTCCTCCAGCGTGACTCCGTGCACCGCTCCCTGGACCTGGATCACAGCATGTTATTACAGTGTAATAAGAGGACATAACATGTAACAACATGAGTCACGCATTTAAAGGCCTTTTCTGTGACAACTTCTCTAACGTGAAGGAAAAAAGAGACATCCTTCACCTGTTTGATGCTGAGCTCCTGTTGCATGCTGGTCGCTGTAGTTttctcgttgttgttgttgtaagaGGAGTTTGGTTTGGCGCCGCTGGGTTGCTGCATCATAGGTTTCACCGCCGCCATATTAGCAGCGCCGTAcctggaaaggaaaagagagaagaaaggcAAAGACTTTCTACAGAAATATACAAAAACCGGCTCCGTGTTGGGTGACTCCTCTCTgcgcggtgtgtgtgtgtgtcacacacctTTCCAGAAATGCAGGTCGATCGGGCAGCGGCGTGGGAACGGGACACGGGGAGCCGTCCATAAGTGAGGAGAGGCCACGCCCCTCGTGGAAGACGAGAGGGTCTAATAAGGAGCTGGACGAGTAGGAGGAGACGCAAGCTGTGACCTGTGAGGAATACGATGCGACTTGAGGCAGGGAGGCGGACGAGTTGGAGGACAGGAGGGGGCCAAAGAGTCCGGACGCCCGCCGTGGGGAGAcggagagggggggaggaggcagCGCCACgggggaggaggacagcggTGGCGCCAGTGGGAGGGGAGACGAGGAGCGGGAGCCCGGCTGAGAGAAGGTGTGATCTCTGGGCGGAATCTGAGGAGGCGCGTCTCCGTGTGCCGGCAGTTGGGTGTTGCGGGTGGAGAGGTTGCACTTGGAGGGGCGCTGGGGGGGGACGGGGCTTCGAGGAGGGAGCACCGGCCGCTCCTCAAAACAGGAGGTGGACGAGGGGGGCGGAGGAGGCAGGCAGATCTGTCGATGAGGGCCCAAAGGAGCCAGGGGCATGGGCAGGGGGGAGGACGGGAGGGATCGGCCTGTTGCCATGGGAACCTGCAGCTTCACCATCACCTGCAGCCGCAGAGATAAGAAGcttagaatagaataaacaGGGCGCTGATCTGGGGTCTGTCGTGGAGACCGTCCCCACCTCTCGCTGTAGTTCCTGGAAGAGGTCGGCCGACTGCGTCTCGCTCCTGCTCGACGTGGCGGCGGCCTCGTCCTTCTGTCCCTTGTTGATAGACCGCACCTCCTGGTCCTCCGATTGGTCCTCGAGCTCCGCGGCGACCTCGTCGTAAGACGGCTGAGGTAGAGGCCAGTCCAGGATGGACGGCGCGTCCTGAGGAGCGATGGAAATCCTCACCGGCGTTCCTTACAGCCTTCATCGCGCGCGGCGTCTTCGTCTGACTCTACCTTCAGCGTGTCCTCGTCCGGCTGCCGGGTGTCGGCGAGCGGCGAGGGCGTGGTGGAGCTGAAGCTGTCGTCGGTGAAGTCGATGAGCGACACCTCGCTTCGAGCCGCGCGCACGCCGGACCCCTCCCAAGGCCGCAGCTTCAGAGCCAGGGACGCCCCCGGTCTCTTCAGCCCCGCCGACGCGCcggcgtcctcgtcctcgtcgtAATCATCCATCACGGAGTCGTAGAACGGCTCTGGGACGCAcaggccaaaaaaaagaaatcagttgGGAAAGACGCGCAGCGGCAGGACgttgggaggaagaggaggaagaggaggaagacttaCTCTTCAGCAGAACGGCGGGCtgcggaggacgaggaggaggttgTTCTGACGAAGGGAGAATTACACATTTAGATGATCTCGTCATCGTTGGGCTGGTAAAAACAGGTGCAGACAGCAGGGATGATATCGTAAATGAGTTTTTAAGGTATGGATTCATTTACTCTTGGTGCGGTTGGGGAGTTTTGTCGGTCTCGCGGCGCCTGAATCCATTCCCAGGACGTCGGGCGGGTCCATGGGGTTCCCTAAATACAGGCTGAAAGGAGGCAGGGAGAAAAAATGACTTAAATTATTATCAATCATTTTATCTCCGCTGTTTTTAGCGtcacttaaaaaagaaaactcaatATAAATACATCTGTTGGACTGTGGGTGATGCGCtgccgccctctgctggacacaGACGGAACAACCCCACAGAGCAGAGCAACTTTCATTATCCATTCAtctatttattaattaatcagtGTTAaaacgcgagtaaatacatttaCTCAGGCTGAACTTGAAGGTACTTTTACTCGAGTATCAACCTGTCTATACGATCTGCATGGCCCCAGCTCCGGTGGGGGTCCGTGTCGCCGTGTCCCGTGTGGATGAAGGAGTGTTTCAGAGGTCGGCTGATGTCGTGGGCGGACAGACCGGCGACCGACGTCACCACGTGGCGAGGAAACTGACCCACGCGCAGCGTGCCCCTGTTCTGGCCTCGCCACCAGTAATGCTCCGCCCTgaaaacatcaacacacactccaatACTCATCAGTACTTTTCTGAGTACAACTCGCGCCCATCACATGAGCACTTATCTCGTTAATGGAAGGCTTGAACTGGGACAGACGTCCGCCTGTCCAGCCAGCGTCTGCACGCCGTTACTAACCAGCCAGTAGCGTGACAGAAATTATCATTAACGCAAAGGAATCCAAAAAGATGCGTTCGCTGTCACGCAAGGAAAATCCGTCATTCTGCACAAGCACAAGTCGTTTCATTCAAACGCTGGCCGCGCTGACCTTCCCTCGATGATGGTGATGACGTCGTTCAATTTAATCTGGAGCTTGTCTTCCTCGTCGAAGTCCTGCAGCGCTCTCATGTCCGTCGGCAAGgtctgcaggacacacacacacgcacacacgcacacacgcacacacgcaagcacacacacacacacagaagaatcTGTTATATTTCTTCCACTTGCATCTCCCTTGTTAAATTACTTTTGGGGCTTGTAGATCACGTTTAATCTGAATTATAGCGATGATTAGAAATTGGAGCTaaatttatttcctttttcttttagctGTGACTTTTGGGTGGAGCCGTTGCATAAACAATTATCTTTACAGTCTCGGGGTGGACAGTTGTCCCTCTGTCGGTTCAGGCCTATGCACGCCGCTCGGGACACATCTGCTCACGTAAGACGCGACGTTTCAGCTTCCTCTCGGCTGAAGCTGCCGCGGTACCTCGAGCAGGAAGTCTCTGAGGGCGATGAAGGTCGGCCTCTCCTCCGGTTTGGGGCTCCAGCACTGCAGCATGACGTTGTAGACGTCCTGAGGACAGTCGTCCGGTTTGCTTAGCCTCTCGGCCTCGACATCCACCTTGTGGAGGATCTGCAGACGCACATAAATCACAGGATAACGAAATACAATCAAGATCCTGCTGATGCTGGCTGGTTTTAATCCTCCCCAGAATGCACCTGGCTCCCGTTGAGGCCCAGCCACGGCTCCTGTCCGTGGGTGAACATCTCCCACAGAGCGACCCCAAACATCCAGGTGTCAGACGCGTGAGAGAAACTCCGAGACTTCAGAGACTCCGGAGCGCACCTGGAGGGAAGCAAGGATGGCgacggtgaggggggggggggcgatggggGTCGGCCCGACCCGGGCGCGTCTCTCACCACGGGAACGGGATTTTGTGGCCCTCCTCCATGATGTACTGGTCGGTGTGCGTTGGCAGCGCCCTCATCAGGCCGAAGTCTCCGATCTTCACCGTGTCGTTGGCGGACAGCAGAACGTTCCGGGCAGCCAGATCCCGGTGGAGGAAACGCTTCTGCTCCAGGTAGGCCATCCCACACgccacctgcagacacacagcacCACCCCGCGCTCCAAACCTCACCGTCTAGCGTGTTTATCGAAATATTTAACGTCCGAAGCCAATCAGAAATCGATCCTGTCGGAAGCGGCGCCAGCCCCTGCGACAGGAAGCGCTTCCCGCTTCCTGTTGcgtgtttttttcctgacctgcaCGGCGTAGTTGCACAAAGAGGAGACGAGGATGTGGCCCTGACGCTTCCTGAGTCGGTCCAAAAGGGAACCCAGAGGGGCCAGCTCCGCCACCTGCAAACACGCAACGCCACCGACGtcagcacgtgtgtgtgtgtgtgtgtgtgtgtgtgtgtgtgtgtgcgcgcgcgcttCACCATCTTCATGGGCTGCGTGAGGACGACGCCGTGCAGCCGGATCAGGTTCTGGTGGTTCAGTGAATGCATGGCGTTGACCTCTCTGATGAAATCGTCCAGACCGTCCGAGTCCAGCACGTTGGACTTGAGACATTTCACCGCCACGGAcaactagggggggggggggacgggggggggacggtcACTTTAGTGGGGTGGATCCGGGTCGGTTCATCCCCGATCCGTTAAACTGGagattattttcatattttctttgtctcattaacatacatatatatatatttttttaaaactcctGATAATTAAATCCTGTTTCGTTTAATTTCTgaggaattaaaaacaaatatttcagcAAGTATCGTGAAATGTTTGCGTTTAAAAGGATCATTTATTTCACCACTCGGCCGTTGGGTCCGGTCCACTCCCCTCGCCGAACCACCCCGAACGTTCCGTCCCCCAGCCGCTCGAACAGCTGTAGCTCCGCCTCTCTGATCAGACAGGTGAGCGAGGCTCCCGACTCGCTATTGGCTGGAAGTGTGCCGGACGACGCCCCCTGAGGGAGGGGCTGCTGGGAGTCGGAGTCGAGTCTTTTGACCGGGAACACCTGCGGGCCCGGAAGCAGAAAGCGGTGACGGCGGGTTTCCTTTTCATTCTCGCTGAAGTGGGACTGAAAGTGAAACGTGACACCGACTGGTTTGCTGCTCCGGCATATTTAAACGTTTTAGCTGCACCTTGCTCATCCAGGACTTGCGTTTGTAAAgagctctcctcctcttcaccgcCTCCCAAAGCCTCCTCTGAcctgaacaaacagaaacaatgtGGCTCTCGACGTGAAGACcgaagctgaagctgaaacaggaaacgggaaacaggaagtacccGGGCGTCCCATGCCGATCTTCTCCAGGTCTTCATTCTTGACGTAGTCGAAGTGGGAGAGTCGCGTGACGTTGAGCTCGTCGCGGATCCGCAGGAAGTACTGCTGCAACTGCACGTCcgtcagcagctccagcagccaCTCCGTCCCCTCGTCGCACTGCGtctgcacacacaggaagctgattggttgattgattgattgtttaaGGGAAACAAAACACCTGCGGAACAGATTTCCATTAAACGTGGAAGAATGTTTGAGCACATATCAGGAAAGAATGGGCATCGATTAACGTGAACTCTCCAACCAATTGCATCGACGCTttggggaggggcggggcatagGCTGGTGGAGGCTAACCAATCAGACGGAATTAAATAGTTGACTGTTAGAAGTCAAGTCTGAGTTCTGGAGCCGCGACAAGGCGTCACAATTGAAGCGAGGTAGCGACGTGCTAACGCTGCACAAATGTGGGCTTAACTTTTAATCCTATTTAAAGTCAAATGAAAAGGTGTTGCAGTTGaagcacgcacgcgcgcacacacacacgcgcacacgcacacacgcgcgcacacacacacacacacacacacacacacgatcactGCGTGTCCATCACTTTACCATTTGTCCCCCGACGCTggtcctcctgtctctctcctcctctttgtcctccccctcctctcctctggcgTAGGGGAGGCGCTGGTACATGTAGCTCTCCCCCATGCTGCAGCCGCTCCTCtcgtcctccgcctcctccctctctcttttttttttcctgtgtagCTGCAATTCAGACGATGCGTTAGCTCTGCCTCTCTGAGTCTCGCGTTCTGATTCGCTCTCGGCTCTGTGACCTTCTCCGCATTCACACACGTCCACAAACGCACCGCGAGGCGTTCAATGTCACTCCCTCCAGCTGCATCGCCTAATGATAGCTATAAATCCCTCCGTCTTCCCTCCCTGCTGACTCACGGACACCTccacacttctctctctctctctctctctctctttctccttctggCTCAGCAGCCGAGCCCGCCGTCTGATGTTAAATAATTCAGCAGCGCTAacaagaggatgaggagggggaggaaggaggggataAAAATGTAGATACAAATAggtggacagatggacggatcATTAgaaggatggacggatgaaaaggaagtgaatgagagagagagttccCAGCATGCAACTGATAGATGGTGACATGCAGGTTAAGAGATTAATCTATGAAGGGTGTAAATTTGAGTTTACTGGTTTTATGTCACGGCGAGTACAGAACATCTTCATGTCCCgagtgacattttaaaattgaatttGCAAGAATCCCGAGGGCAGAGAATTTGATTTAAGCTCATCGTTAGCGACATCCGATGGCTAACTGGagcgcagacaggaagtgtgtcaAATATCTCTTCATGTTTCGGCATCTGTGACCCCGAACGACCCA
This DNA window, taken from Brachionichthys hirsutus isolate HB-005 chromosome 14, CSIRO-AGI_Bhir_v1, whole genome shotgun sequence, encodes the following:
- the tnk2a gene encoding activated CDC42 kinase 1 codes for the protein MGESYMYQRLPYARGEEGEDKEEERDRRTSVGGQMTQCDEGTEWLLELLTDVQLQQYFLRIRDELNVTRLSHFDYVKNEDLEKIGMGRPGQRRLWEAVKRRRALYKRKSWMSKVFPVKRLDSDSQQPLPQGASSGTLPANSESGASLTCLIREAELQLFERLGDGTFGVVRRGEWTGPNGRVLSVAVKCLKSNVLDSDGLDDFIREVNAMHSLNHQNLIRLHGVVLTQPMKMVAELAPLGSLLDRLRKRQGHILVSSLCNYAVQVACGMAYLEQKRFLHRDLAARNVLLSANDTVKIGDFGLMRALPTHTDQYIMEEGHKIPFPWCAPESLKSRSFSHASDTWMFGVALWEMFTHGQEPWLGLNGSQILHKVDVEAERLSKPDDCPQDVYNVMLQCWSPKPEERPTFIALRDFLLETLPTDMRALQDFDEEDKLQIKLNDVITIIEGRAEHYWWRGQNRGTLRVGQFPRHVVTSVAGLSAHDISRPLKHSFIHTGHGDTDPHRSWGHADRIDSLYLGNPMDPPDVLGMDSGAARPTKLPNRTKKQPPPRPPQPAVLLKKPFYDSVMDDYDEDEDAGASAGLKRPGASLALKLRPWEGSGVRAARSEVSLIDFTDDSFSSTTPSPLADTRQPDEDTLKDAPSILDWPLPQPSYDEVAAELEDQSEDQEVRSINKGQKDEAAATSSRSETQSADLFQELQREVMVKLQVPMATGRSLPSSPLPMPLAPLGPHRQICLPPPPPSSTSCFEERPVLPPRSPVPPQRPSKCNLSTRNTQLPAHGDAPPQIPPRDHTFSQPGSRSSSPLPLAPPLSSSPVALPPPPLSVSPRRASGLFGPLLSSNSSASLPQVASYSSQVTACVSSYSSSSLLDPLVFHEGRGLSSLMDGSPCPVPTPLPDRPAFLERYGAANMAAVKPMMQQPSGAKPNSSYNNNNEKTTATSMQQELSIKQHAVIQVQGAVHGVTLEECEAALKSHSWSISQAVNHLKVEQMFRLGLRSRAECEDLLQRCRWNLEESSKLMLDSYGPQ